TCGTAAGTCACGATCAGCATCGTCGGGTCGTCCGGGGCCCGCTCTACGTGTTTCCTTGCCGGGCACCCCCTCACGCTGCTGCACTTGTAGTATCCCCTGaaacaaacatataaaaatcagAATCAAGCCTTCTGTCGATTGACACGTGTCCTGATCAGCATCTAATCGACGGACGGAGACGAAGGTCCGTAGTATTACCTTGGGTATGGGGAGCCCTTGATCGGCTTCTGGCCGTATTTCCTCCAGGAGTACTCGTCCGGCGGTATATCGGCGATCTTGGAGCTAATCGCTGGCACCCTAATCGTACTCTTAACCCGAGATTTCCTGAAGTAAACACAAAATTAACTGTTAATAAATAATGATTAATTGCGCACCAATTTGTCAAAACAAAAATATTGCTTTTCAAAGCAAAGATTCTGTCTAAAAAAGCAAGGGAAGTGCTTTGACATTTCCTGCACGGAGCGAACAATCAAAAAGccaaagaaattagaaaaaaaaaatctgcttTTTTCTATCGTACGCCGGGTGCGTTGAGCGCAACCCAAGTCCACTACGTGAGGAAGAAGACAAAAAAGTCAACGAAAACGTTTTCTCTAAAGTGCGCTGGGGTGGAAATGCGCACGTCATTGGTTAGAAGTCGCTGTCACGCGTGCCGTGTGCATTGAACTTAAAATTATTTAATGGGAACTTGCTAACAGCTTCTAGGGTTGACTTGTTGACTGTTGCGGTGGATTCAATTCAACTCGTCTGACCCGGTAACCGGTTAAAAACGTTACTCACCCACCCGAGCTGAATTAACTCGGTCGAGTTTGAGAAATTCAACAGAATTTTGTCTGTGGCCATTTAGCGGGAGGAGCATATGCAAcaatattttcaacaaatttatTATTTCAGTAATTACGAGTTGACTGAGTTAACTCAGTCACCAAGATTCTGCAAGAGTACTAGTTATTTAACCCCAGGTGTGGTTCAAGCGGTAATGCGGGCTatgggagtgcctttcacgagattAGGTGTTCAAATCTTCTGGGTTCGTTTCTGCcctttaccctccctttggagttgtggggtcaatttCAAGGGcgtaggattagtcacgtggaccgtaaaacggatatGTGGATATCCGGTGcgtaatgcaaaaaaaaaaaaaaaagagtactAGTTATTTAGCTAACATACGCTGCGGGCGCAGAGCGCTACATACCTTCTCTTAGAGCAATGGCACTTTGTTGAACTGGAATACTTGCCGGATCCATCTTCAGAGTGGTCGTGCTCGTGGCACCTCTTCTTGTACGACGTCGTAGAGAGCGGCGGTTTCCAGGCGGATGCTGCAGGCGCCGGCGCTAGGAACAGAGACGACCCTTGCTTCCCGTTAGAAACGCTTCCGTCTCCGGTGATCGACGACATGAACgaggagttcgtcgacgacatcggaGGCGATATGCTGAAGCTCTCGTCGGCACTGCTCGACTTAGGGTTCGAGCTCAACACATTCTGTTTAGTGAAATCTAGAGTCAGCGCCTGCGACTGCGAGTGGCAAAATCCGGCCGGCGCAACCGCCTCAGAGGTCGTCGGCGGAAGCGCAGCGTGCGGAGGGACCGGAGACGGAGTCACGGTAACGGACTGATACTGCGGAACGGAGGcaaaagaaggaggaggagaagcGGCAGGAGGCGCCGGAGCGGAGGGAGCGGGAGGTCCGCGACGGAAGCGGGCGTGGCCGGTGCGGTTGAGGAGGGAGATTACCTTCTTGAACTTAGAGACGGTGAAGTCGGCGAGGTGGGAGTAGTCGGCGGGAGGGTGTTGTTGGTGGTGCTGGGAGTGGTGGTTCTGGTGGGAGAGGAGGCGTATGAGGTGCTCCATGCTCTTGAGGCCGGCGGATGCGGCCTCCTGGATGGCGATCTGTTCGTCCATCTTGGAGTAGCTCAGCGTGTCAATGGCCATGATCGAGATCCAGAGCAGGGAGGCAGCGGCAGCAGAACCCCAAGCTCAGGCACgcatctagagagagaaggagaagtggGAATCGCAGAGAGAGGGAGATGGGAAAGTGGGAAATGGGTGGGGCGGAGAAGGGGGGATATAAGGGTGAGAGGTGACCGGTTTACCGGGTGGGAGAGAGGGGCCGAGGGGATTTATTGGTCAAACACAATTTTTAaactcttttttaaaaaattcgtcaaaatttttatatataatatttgaaaatgtattttttttaataggtAGTCtttaacaaatattatatataaaggAAAGAAGACGGCTGG
This genomic stretch from Malania oleifera isolate guangnan ecotype guangnan chromosome 3, ASM2987363v1, whole genome shotgun sequence harbors:
- the LOC131150324 gene encoding probable WRKY transcription factor 17; its protein translation is MAIDTLSYSKMDEQIAIQEAASAGLKSMEHLIRLLSHQNHHSQHHQQHPPADYSHLADFTVSKFKKVISLLNRTGHARFRRGPPAPSAPAPPAASPPPSFASVPQYQSVTVTPSPVPPHAALPPTTSEAVAPAGFCHSQSQALTLDFTKQNVLSSNPKSSSADESFSISPPMSSTNSSFMSSITGDGSVSNGKQGSSLFLAPAPAASAWKPPLSTTSYKKRCHEHDHSEDGSGKYSSSTKCHCSKRRKSRVKSTIRVPAISSKIADIPPDEYSWRKYGQKPIKGSPYPRGYYKCSSVRGCPARKHVERAPDDPTMLIVTYEGEHRHSQAAMQDNVAARVGLMFESSN